One genomic window of Sphingopyxis sp. OPL5 includes the following:
- a CDS encoding carboxylesterase/lipase family protein — MKKTTTLLAAAMLVATPAVAAAPVVDAPAGSVEGKAVGKVRIFKGIPFAQPPVGPLRWKPPVALPAWQGVRKAQSFGAACIQPRPTAIGIYTNPPAKASEDCLTLNIWAPEAAKDAPVIVWIHGGALTNGYSHEAMYDGAKLAARGAIIVSINYRLGALGYMAHPDLSKESPDGVSGNYGLLDQIAALGWVKANIGAFGGDANNVTIAGESAGALSVMYLMTAPKARGLFHKAIAQSAYMISTPSLRGAQHGEIPAETMGAKVAAALGATDVAALRAMDATTLNDGALKAGYFPWGTIDGKILPRQLVDSFDRGEQAPVPMIAGFNIGEIRSLRMLAPPAPASAAVYEAAIRERYGDLADGWLKLYPAKDLNEAVIATTRDALYGWTSERLAVKQSALGQNAYLYLFDHGYPATSEAGLHGFHAAEIPYVFGTATDTPPYWPKIPDTVAEKRFAAAMGDYWVSFAKTGKPEAAGQAVWRPYGQDAAFLAFADVPRPGARLMPGMYALHEAAMCRRRAAGNLPWNWNTGILSPVLAKGADCP, encoded by the coding sequence ATGAAAAAGACAACTACGCTGCTCGCCGCCGCGATGCTGGTGGCGACGCCCGCCGTCGCCGCCGCGCCGGTGGTCGACGCCCCCGCCGGATCGGTCGAGGGCAAGGCGGTAGGCAAGGTCCGGATATTCAAGGGCATCCCCTTCGCCCAGCCGCCGGTCGGCCCGCTGCGCTGGAAGCCGCCGGTCGCGCTGCCCGCGTGGCAGGGGGTGCGCAAGGCGCAGAGCTTCGGCGCGGCGTGCATCCAGCCGCGCCCGACCGCGATCGGCATCTATACCAACCCGCCTGCCAAGGCCTCTGAAGACTGTCTGACGCTCAACATCTGGGCGCCCGAGGCGGCCAAGGACGCGCCGGTGATCGTGTGGATCCACGGCGGCGCGCTGACCAACGGCTACAGCCATGAGGCGATGTACGACGGCGCGAAGCTCGCCGCGCGCGGCGCGATTATCGTGTCGATCAACTATCGGCTCGGCGCGCTCGGCTATATGGCGCATCCCGACCTCAGCAAGGAATCGCCCGACGGCGTGTCGGGCAATTACGGCCTGCTCGACCAGATCGCGGCGCTCGGATGGGTGAAGGCCAATATCGGCGCCTTTGGCGGCGACGCGAACAATGTCACGATCGCGGGCGAGTCCGCGGGCGCGCTCAGCGTGATGTATCTGATGACCGCGCCCAAAGCGCGCGGCCTCTTTCACAAGGCCATCGCGCAGAGCGCCTATATGATCTCGACCCCGTCGCTCCGCGGGGCGCAGCACGGCGAAATCCCGGCCGAGACCATGGGGGCCAAGGTCGCTGCGGCGCTCGGCGCCACCGACGTCGCGGCGCTGCGCGCGATGGATGCGACCACGCTCAACGACGGCGCGCTCAAGGCGGGCTATTTCCCCTGGGGCACCATCGACGGCAAGATTCTGCCGCGCCAACTCGTCGACAGTTTCGACCGCGGCGAGCAGGCGCCGGTGCCGATGATCGCGGGATTCAACATCGGCGAAATCCGCTCGCTGCGTATGCTCGCGCCGCCGGCGCCCGCGAGTGCTGCGGTCTATGAGGCGGCGATCCGCGAGCGTTATGGCGATCTCGCCGATGGCTGGCTCAAGCTCTATCCCGCCAAGGACCTGAACGAAGCGGTGATCGCGACCACGCGCGACGCGCTCTATGGCTGGACGTCCGAGCGGCTCGCGGTCAAGCAGAGTGCGCTCGGCCAGAACGCCTATCTCTATTTGTTCGACCATGGCTATCCGGCGACGAGCGAGGCGGGGCTGCACGGCTTCCACGCCGCCGAAATCCCTTATGTGTTCGGCACCGCGACCGACACGCCGCCCTATTGGCCGAAAATCCCCGACACGGTCGCCGAAAAGCGCTTTGCCGCCGCGATGGGCGATTATTGGGTGTCCTTTGCGAAGACCGGCAAGCCCGAGGCGGCGGGGCAGGCGGTCTGGCGGCCCTATGGCCAGGACGCCGCCTTCCTCGCTTTCGCCGATGTGCCGCGCCCCGGCGCGAGGCTGATGCCCGGCATGTATGCGCTGCACGAGGCGGCGATGTGCCGCCGCCGCGCCGCGGGCAACCTGCCGTGGAACTGGAACACCGGCATATTGTCGCCGGTGCTCGCGAAGGGCGCCGACTGTCCATGA
- a CDS encoding spinster family MFS transporter, whose protein sequence is MATGTLPSTATKPAAQPGFVLGMLCFVYVLNFLDRQLLSILAKPIQDALQISDGQLGLISGLYFAMFYCFIAIPVGWFADRTSRVGVLSLACAVWSGATVACGMAANYTQLAIARMVVGFGEAGGVPPSYAIITDTYPPGKRAAALGIFNLGPAIGAAAGVAFGAAIAEHFGWRIPFIAVGVIGIVTALVVWLTVSEPKRGATDVAALVSSSPADEKAEFWPTVRMFLSHPILMLAALGSGATQFVTYGLGNFAVLFLMREKGMELGDVAIWYALVLLVGMGGGMIVSGRVIDRMVKKSRAGYAIAPALSLVVAMPFYIGFVWAPGWPLALALLSVVMVFNYFYLSASVALVQEEVKPNQRVLAGALLLLIMNFIGLGLGPTWVGFASDWFKAQGDAHGLQTALYTLTPFYLVAIALFLWLARRLRREEASA, encoded by the coding sequence GTGGCGACCGGCACGCTCCCGTCCACCGCCACGAAGCCGGCCGCGCAGCCCGGCTTCGTGCTGGGGATGCTCTGCTTCGTCTATGTGCTGAACTTCCTCGACCGCCAGCTGCTGTCGATCCTCGCCAAGCCGATCCAGGATGCGCTCCAGATCAGCGACGGCCAGCTCGGGCTGATCAGCGGTCTCTATTTCGCGATGTTCTATTGCTTCATCGCGATCCCGGTCGGCTGGTTCGCCGACAGGACCAGCCGCGTCGGGGTGCTGTCGCTCGCCTGCGCGGTGTGGAGCGGTGCGACCGTCGCGTGCGGGATGGCGGCCAATTATACCCAGCTCGCGATCGCGCGCATGGTCGTCGGCTTTGGCGAGGCGGGCGGCGTGCCGCCCTCCTATGCGATCATCACCGACACCTATCCGCCGGGCAAGCGGGCCGCGGCGCTGGGCATCTTCAACCTCGGCCCGGCGATCGGTGCTGCGGCGGGGGTGGCGTTCGGCGCGGCGATCGCCGAGCATTTCGGCTGGCGCATCCCCTTCATCGCGGTCGGCGTCATCGGCATCGTCACCGCGCTGGTCGTGTGGCTGACAGTGAGCGAGCCAAAACGCGGGGCGACCGATGTTGCGGCGCTGGTTTCGAGTTCGCCTGCGGACGAGAAGGCGGAGTTCTGGCCGACGGTGCGCATGTTCCTGTCGCACCCCATCCTGATGCTCGCGGCGCTCGGTAGCGGCGCGACGCAGTTCGTGACTTACGGCCTCGGCAATTTCGCGGTGCTGTTCCTGATGCGCGAAAAGGGCATGGAACTGGGCGATGTCGCGATCTGGTACGCGCTGGTGCTGCTGGTCGGCATGGGTGGCGGGATGATCGTGTCGGGGCGGGTGATCGATCGCATGGTGAAGAAGTCGCGCGCCGGCTATGCGATCGCTCCGGCGCTGTCGCTGGTCGTCGCGATGCCTTTCTATATCGGCTTCGTCTGGGCACCGGGCTGGCCGTTGGCGCTCGCGCTGCTCAGCGTCGTGATGGTCTTCAACTATTTCTATCTCTCGGCATCGGTCGCGCTGGTGCAGGAGGAAGTGAAGCCGAACCAGCGCGTGCTGGCCGGCGCGCTGCTGCTCCTCATCATGAACTTCATCGGGCTGGGACTCGGGCCGACATGGGTCGGTTTCGCAAGCGACTGGTTCAAGGCGCAGGGCGACGCGCACGGGCTGCAGACCGCGCTCTACACGCTGACGCCCTTCTATCTGGTCGCCATCGCTCTCTTTCTCTGGCTCGCACGGCGGCTGCGCCGCGAGGAGGCTTCGGCATGA
- a CDS encoding TonB-dependent receptor: MRAIFLASVCAGALFTVPTIAVAQDAGGTAPQAEEPDGDDGSIIVTATRRAERIQDVPLSISAYSQEELTEKGIVGYEGIGRETPGVVLNKPTANFNNFTARGIATNGYNANLQSSVAIYIDELPVSTIGNTTVVDPNLFDVERVEFLRGPQGTLFGSGSLSGAMRILQKSPDLNDFDTAALVDLGLTGSDSVRQRYNAMVNVPLVEDKLALRVVGFYRDEEGYLDNVGTGVKNSNTLIDYGGRATLLWKPTDRLSIKLLGSYEYSNPKDSSLTSPSLGRNKRVSDEPDRFTGKQLIANATIDYEFDFAKLTSSSTYSDFEQRFYVDLAGTFQPGSFPGAPIAFGLDADGYDKVFVQETRLASTLDGPFQFVVGGFYLDRRRDVDYFYRSSLAFLAERNYTGLPDKYYQKQYTHSLSKELAGFGELTYRFSDKFWLTGGMRYGETSAQGFTEAGGYLAFVRIPLPAPNPPLDLNYFSVALGNIRNVAFNYFPAYDAVTGVKAKGSKPSWKASATFKPSENLTTYATFSTGFRAPIVNAFAGRASIVDPNDIIIPFGATSDSLKSYEVGAKGRWLGGRVSINTAFYLIDWSNIQAQANRVSDSVQFATNIGAAQSKGFEFEVAVIPATGVSIGFNGAYNDSKITKLSPAEAAISGAVLGHRLSAPRIQGSAYMSYNFKIGSDVDAMLAVNAQHIGSYNSSFPNTPGAPNVPLSTFGKTDAYSNVNLSLGLKKGDVSAQLYVENLFDDHSITYIHPEAFLNSRFGTMRPRTFGIRLGYSL, translated from the coding sequence ATGAGGGCAATTTTCTTGGCGTCCGTGTGCGCGGGCGCGCTGTTCACCGTTCCGACCATCGCCGTGGCGCAGGATGCCGGGGGCACCGCCCCGCAGGCCGAGGAGCCGGATGGCGACGACGGGTCGATCATCGTCACCGCCACACGCCGCGCCGAACGCATCCAGGACGTGCCGCTCAGCATCTCGGCCTATTCGCAGGAAGAGCTGACCGAAAAGGGCATCGTCGGTTATGAGGGCATCGGGCGCGAGACGCCGGGCGTCGTGCTCAACAAGCCGACCGCGAACTTCAACAATTTCACCGCACGCGGCATCGCGACCAACGGCTATAACGCCAACCTGCAGAGCTCGGTCGCCATCTATATCGACGAACTGCCGGTCTCGACGATCGGTAACACCACTGTCGTCGATCCCAATCTGTTCGACGTCGAGCGCGTCGAATTCCTGCGCGGGCCGCAGGGGACGTTGTTCGGATCGGGTTCGCTGTCGGGCGCGATGCGCATCCTGCAGAAAAGCCCCGACCTTAACGATTTCGACACCGCCGCGCTGGTCGATCTCGGGCTGACCGGATCGGACAGCGTTCGCCAGCGCTATAACGCGATGGTCAACGTGCCGCTGGTCGAAGACAAGCTGGCGCTGCGCGTCGTCGGTTTTTACCGCGACGAGGAAGGCTATCTCGACAATGTCGGGACCGGCGTGAAGAATTCGAACACGCTGATCGATTATGGCGGTCGCGCGACCCTGCTGTGGAAACCGACCGACCGGTTGTCGATCAAGCTGCTCGGCAGCTACGAATATAGCAACCCCAAGGACAGCTCGCTGACCAGCCCGTCGCTGGGGCGCAACAAGCGCGTGTCGGACGAGCCCGACCGCTTCACCGGCAAGCAGCTGATTGCGAACGCGACGATCGACTATGAGTTCGATTTCGCCAAACTCACCAGTTCGTCAACCTATTCGGATTTCGAGCAGCGTTTCTACGTCGACCTCGCCGGCACCTTTCAGCCCGGCTCGTTCCCGGGCGCGCCGATTGCCTTCGGCCTCGACGCCGATGGCTATGACAAGGTGTTCGTGCAGGAAACGCGGCTTGCCTCGACGCTCGACGGCCCGTTCCAGTTCGTGGTCGGCGGCTTCTATCTCGATCGCCGCCGCGACGTCGATTATTTCTACCGCTCGAGCTTGGCCTTCCTGGCAGAACGCAACTACACTGGGTTGCCCGACAAATATTATCAGAAGCAATATACGCATTCGCTCAGCAAGGAACTCGCGGGCTTTGGCGAGCTGACCTATCGCTTCTCGGACAAGTTCTGGCTGACGGGCGGCATGCGTTACGGCGAGACCTCGGCGCAGGGCTTTACCGAGGCGGGTGGGTACCTCGCCTTTGTGCGCATCCCTCTCCCGGCGCCCAACCCGCCGTTGGACCTCAATTATTTCTCGGTGGCGCTGGGCAACATCCGCAACGTCGCCTTCAACTATTTTCCCGCATATGACGCGGTCACTGGAGTCAAGGCGAAGGGATCAAAGCCGTCGTGGAAAGCGAGCGCGACGTTTAAGCCGAGCGAGAACCTCACCACCTATGCGACCTTTTCGACCGGTTTCCGTGCGCCGATTGTCAACGCCTTTGCCGGCCGGGCGAGTATCGTCGATCCCAACGACATCATCATCCCTTTCGGCGCAACGTCGGACAGCCTGAAAAGCTATGAGGTCGGAGCCAAGGGCCGCTGGCTCGGCGGGCGCGTGTCGATCAACACCGCCTTTTACCTGATCGACTGGAGCAATATCCAGGCGCAGGCGAACCGCGTGTCGGACTCGGTGCAGTTCGCGACCAACATCGGCGCGGCGCAGAGCAAGGGCTTCGAGTTCGAGGTCGCCGTGATCCCCGCGACCGGGGTGTCGATCGGCTTCAACGGCGCCTATAACGACAGCAAGATCACCAAGCTCTCGCCCGCCGAGGCGGCGATTTCGGGTGCGGTGCTCGGGCACAGGCTGTCGGCGCCGCGGATCCAGGGGTCGGCCTATATGAGCTATAACTTCAAGATCGGGTCGGACGTCGATGCGATGCTGGCGGTCAATGCGCAGCATATCGGGTCGTACAACAGCAGCTTCCCGAATACCCCGGGGGCGCCGAACGTACCGCTCTCCACTTTCGGCAAGACCGACGCCTACAGCAACGTCAACCTGAGCCTCGGGCTCAAGAAGGGCGATGTGTCGGCGCAGCTCTATGTCGAAAATCTCTTCGACGATCATTCGATCACCTACATCCATCCCGAGGCGTTCCTGAACAGCCGCTTCGGCACGATGCGGCCGCGCACCTTCGGCATTCGTCTCGGCTACAGTCTCTAA
- a CDS encoding cation acetate symporter produces MSRFPITRTALILLALGWPAIAAADALTGQTEQQAANWPAILMFSAFVLATLGITRWAAGRVRTASDFYTAGGGITGFQNGLAIAGDYMSAASFLGISAQIFADGYDGLIYSTGFLVGWPILLFLLAERLRNLGRYTFADVVSFRFAQTPVRLFAAFSTLAVVLFYLIAQMVGAGQLIKLLFGLPYTYAVLIVGALMTCYVLFGGMIATTWVQIIKAVMLLGCASFMAFAVLWNFGFSPEALFAKAVEVKTGLAASAGATPADAAAKGLSIMGPGGFIKDPLSAISFGMALMFGTAGLPHILMRFFTVPDAKQARKSVLWATGWIGYFYILTFIIGFGAITFVASNPDYLMPDGSLRGGGNMAAIHLASAIGGDIFLGIVSAVAFATILAVVAGLTLSGASAVSHDIYASIVKKGQANSADELKVSRYTVPVLAILAILLGIAFEKQNVAFMVSLAFALAASGNFPVLVMSLLWDGCTTRGVVVGGFVGVLLALVLTILSPAIWVAVLGHADPVFPYSSPTIFSMPAAFLAIWLVSLADKSGRAAVDRAGYPAQRVRAETGIGAAGAADH; encoded by the coding sequence ATGAGCCGCTTTCCGATCACCCGCACTGCGCTGATCCTGCTCGCGCTCGGCTGGCCCGCGATCGCGGCGGCCGACGCGCTGACCGGCCAGACCGAGCAGCAGGCGGCGAACTGGCCGGCGATCCTGATGTTCTCCGCCTTCGTGCTCGCGACCCTCGGCATCACGCGCTGGGCGGCGGGGCGCGTGCGTACCGCGTCCGATTTCTACACCGCGGGCGGCGGCATCACGGGGTTCCAGAACGGCCTCGCGATCGCCGGCGACTATATGTCGGCCGCCTCCTTCCTCGGCATTTCGGCGCAGATTTTCGCCGACGGCTATGACGGGCTGATCTATTCGACGGGCTTCCTCGTCGGCTGGCCGATCCTGCTTTTCCTGCTCGCCGAGCGGCTGCGCAATCTCGGCCGTTACACCTTCGCCGACGTCGTCAGCTTCCGCTTCGCGCAGACCCCGGTGCGGCTGTTCGCGGCGTTCAGCACCCTCGCGGTCGTGCTCTTCTATCTCATCGCGCAGATGGTCGGCGCGGGGCAGTTGATCAAATTGCTGTTCGGCTTGCCCTATACCTATGCGGTGCTGATCGTTGGCGCGCTGATGACCTGCTATGTGCTGTTCGGCGGCATGATCGCGACGACCTGGGTCCAGATCATCAAGGCGGTGATGCTGCTCGGCTGCGCGAGCTTCATGGCGTTCGCGGTGCTGTGGAACTTCGGCTTCTCGCCTGAGGCGCTGTTCGCCAAGGCGGTCGAGGTGAAGACCGGGCTTGCCGCCTCGGCGGGTGCGACGCCCGCGGACGCGGCAGCGAAGGGCCTGTCGATCATGGGGCCGGGCGGCTTCATCAAGGACCCGCTGTCGGCGATCAGCTTCGGCATGGCGCTGATGTTCGGCACCGCGGGCCTGCCGCATATCCTGATGCGCTTCTTCACCGTTCCCGACGCGAAGCAAGCGCGCAAGTCGGTGCTGTGGGCCACGGGCTGGATCGGCTATTTCTATATCCTGACCTTCATCATCGGCTTCGGCGCGATTACCTTCGTCGCGTCGAACCCCGACTATCTGATGCCAGACGGCTCTCTGCGCGGCGGAGGAAACATGGCGGCGATTCATCTCGCCTCGGCGATCGGCGGCGATATCTTCCTCGGCATCGTCAGCGCGGTCGCCTTTGCGACGATCCTCGCGGTGGTCGCGGGGCTGACGCTGTCGGGGGCGTCGGCGGTGTCGCACGACATCTATGCGTCGATCGTCAAGAAGGGGCAGGCGAATTCGGCCGACGAGCTCAAGGTGTCGCGCTACACCGTTCCGGTGCTCGCGATCCTCGCAATCCTGCTCGGTATCGCATTCGAGAAGCAGAATGTCGCCTTCATGGTCAGCCTTGCCTTCGCGCTCGCCGCGTCGGGCAATTTCCCGGTGCTGGTGATGTCGCTGCTGTGGGATGGCTGCACGACGCGCGGCGTCGTCGTCGGCGGCTTCGTCGGGGTGCTGCTGGCGCTGGTGCTGACGATATTGTCGCCGGCGATCTGGGTCGCGGTGCTCGGCCATGCCGACCCGGTCTTTCCGTACAGTTCGCCGACGATCTTCTCGATGCCCGCGGCGTTCCTCGCGATCTGGCTCGTCTCGCTCGCCGACAAGAGCGGGCGCGCGGCGGTCGACCGGGCGGGTTACCCGGCGCAGCGCGTCCGCGCCGAAACCGGTATCGGCGCCGCGGGGGCTGCGGACCACTGA
- a CDS encoding DUF485 domain-containing protein, with protein MEQRGEGQGAQAAAATRDIEQDERYQRLVTTRSRFGWRLTIVMLVIYFGYILLIAFEPHILARPLGSGVTSLGIPLGLGVIVAGILLTALYVRRANKIFDRDLDALRRDYGA; from the coding sequence TTGGAACAACGGGGAGAGGGGCAGGGGGCACAAGCCGCCGCCGCGACGCGCGATATTGAGCAGGACGAACGCTATCAACGGCTGGTGACGACGCGGTCGCGCTTCGGCTGGCGGCTGACGATCGTCATGCTGGTCATTTATTTCGGCTATATCCTGCTGATCGCGTTTGAACCGCATATCCTCGCGCGCCCGCTGGGGAGCGGCGTGACCTCGCTCGGCATTCCGCTCGGACTCGGAGTGATCGTCGCGGGCATCTTGCTCACTGCGCTCTATGTGCGCCGTGCCAACAAGATATTCGATCGCGACCTCGATGCGCTGCGCCGGGATTATGGCGCATGA
- a CDS encoding mannitol dehydrogenase family protein yields the protein MRLSAQTPLPASVRVPGYDRAAQAPGIVHIGIGAFHRAHQALYTDDAMGAGDRDWGIVGVSLRSGDVAAQLNPQGGLYSVATRSAAGSELRLIGAVQKVLVAAEDGQAVIAAIAAPTTHIVSFTVTEKGYLRGADGALDLAAAMGVSSLYRFVAAGMVQRKAAGLPGLTLLSCDNLANNGAVLRRLMREYLIAYHSDLAAWFDATCRCPATMIDRIVPATTDADRATIAAELGVRDEGAVVTEGFSQWVIEDDFAGPRPRWEAVGAQLVADVAPYETAKLRLLNGAHSALAYIGLGRGHAYVHQAIADRAIRPVIESLMRDEAAPTIDAAPGQDLSVYADALLDRFANPALDHRLIQIAMDGSQKIPQRWLETLAWHQRRGARCPSLLAAIDAWIAFLRGGAFPIDDPLADRLREAVAGPDAMTALFGADGVLPSEWRPE from the coding sequence GTGAGGCTTTCGGCGCAAACGCCGCTCCCGGCGTCGGTGCGGGTGCCGGGTTACGACCGCGCCGCGCAGGCCCCGGGGATCGTCCATATCGGTATCGGCGCCTTTCACCGTGCGCATCAGGCGCTCTACACCGACGACGCGATGGGTGCGGGCGACCGCGACTGGGGCATTGTCGGCGTGTCGCTGCGCTCGGGCGATGTCGCGGCGCAGCTCAATCCGCAGGGCGGGCTTTATTCGGTCGCGACGCGCAGCGCGGCGGGCAGCGAACTGCGACTGATCGGTGCGGTGCAGAAGGTGCTCGTCGCGGCCGAAGACGGCCAGGCGGTGATCGCCGCGATCGCCGCGCCGACGACGCATATCGTTAGCTTCACCGTCACCGAGAAGGGCTATTTGCGTGGCGCCGATGGGGCGCTCGATCTCGCCGCGGCGATGGGCGTATCGAGCCTCTACCGCTTCGTCGCCGCCGGAATGGTCCAGCGCAAGGCGGCCGGACTGCCCGGCCTGACCCTGCTCAGCTGCGACAATCTGGCGAACAACGGCGCGGTGCTGCGACGGCTGATGCGCGAGTATCTGATAGCCTATCATTCCGACCTGGCCGCCTGGTTCGATGCGACGTGCCGCTGCCCCGCGACGATGATCGACCGCATCGTCCCCGCGACAACCGACGCCGACCGCGCCACGATCGCAGCCGAACTCGGGGTGCGCGACGAGGGCGCGGTGGTCACCGAGGGTTTCAGCCAGTGGGTGATCGAGGATGATTTCGCCGGCCCGCGCCCGCGCTGGGAGGCGGTCGGGGCGCAGCTTGTCGCCGATGTCGCGCCCTATGAAACCGCGAAGCTGCGCCTGCTCAACGGCGCGCATTCGGCGCTTGCCTATATCGGCCTCGGGCGCGGCCACGCCTATGTGCATCAGGCGATCGCCGATCGCGCGATCCGGCCGGTCATCGAAAGCCTGATGCGCGACGAGGCGGCGCCGACGATCGACGCCGCGCCGGGGCAGGATTTGTCCGTCTATGCCGATGCGCTGCTCGACCGCTTCGCCAACCCCGCGCTCGACCACCGGCTGATCCAGATCGCGATGGACGGCAGCCAGAAGATCCCGCAGCGCTGGCTCGAAACGCTCGCCTGGCACCAGCGGCGCGGCGCGCGCTGTCCGTCGCTTCTCGCGGCGATCGATGCGTGGATCGCCTTTTTGCGCGGTGGTGCTTTCCCGATCGACGACCCGCTCGCCGATCGGCTGCGCGAAGCCGTGGCAGGTCCCGATGCGATGACGGCGTTGTTCGGAGCGGACGGGGTCCTGCCCTCGGAATGGCGGCCCGAATAA
- the uxaC gene encoding glucuronate isomerase: MTRPLALNPDRLFPSDPGQRDIARRLYAEVAGLPIISPHGHTDPSWFADNAPFGNAAELLLHPDHYVFRMLYSQGVSLDALGIRNPAADPRESWRLFAERYHLFRGTPSRMWMDWVFAEAFGIEVQFEAATSDLYYDRITEALATGAFRPRALFDRFGIEVIATTENPLDTLEHHGVIRAANDSGEWAGRVITAYRPDPVVDPDFEGFYANLARFSDLTGEDAYSYAGYIAAHRKRRAFFAGMGATSTDHGHPTAATADLTRTESEALFARVTRGEVSAADAELFRAHMLTVMAGMSLDDGLVMQIHPGAFRNHNVWLFDHYGRDKGADIPMSTDYVHALRPLLGKYGNEAALTIILFTLDETSYARELAPLAGHYPALKLGPAWWFHDSPEGMRRFRNQVTETAGFYNTVGFNDDTRAFLSIPARHDVARRIDCGFLAQLVAEHRMEEWEAAELATDLSYNLAKAAYKL, translated from the coding sequence ATGACCCGTCCGCTCGCCCTGAACCCCGATCGCCTGTTCCCGTCGGACCCGGGGCAGCGCGATATCGCGCGGCGGCTCTATGCTGAGGTCGCGGGGCTGCCGATCATCAGCCCGCACGGACACACCGACCCCAGCTGGTTCGCGGACAACGCGCCGTTCGGCAACGCCGCAGAGCTGCTGCTGCATCCCGATCATTATGTGTTTCGCATGCTCTATTCGCAGGGCGTGTCGCTCGACGCGCTCGGCATTCGCAACCCCGCTGCCGATCCGCGCGAAAGCTGGCGGCTGTTCGCCGAGCGCTATCATCTGTTCCGCGGCACCCCGTCGCGGATGTGGATGGACTGGGTGTTCGCCGAGGCGTTCGGCATCGAAGTGCAGTTCGAGGCGGCCACGTCGGACCTCTATTACGACCGGATCACCGAGGCGCTGGCGACCGGGGCCTTCCGCCCGCGCGCGTTGTTCGACCGCTTCGGCATCGAGGTGATCGCGACCACCGAAAACCCGCTCGACACGCTCGAGCATCATGGCGTGATCCGCGCCGCGAACGACAGCGGCGAATGGGCGGGGCGGGTGATCACCGCCTATCGCCCCGACCCGGTGGTCGACCCCGACTTCGAAGGTTTCTACGCGAACCTCGCGCGCTTCTCCGACCTGACCGGCGAGGACGCGTACAGCTATGCGGGCTATATCGCCGCGCACCGCAAGCGCCGGGCCTTTTTCGCCGGCATGGGCGCGACCTCGACCGACCATGGCCATCCGACCGCGGCGACCGCCGACCTGACGCGTACCGAGTCCGAGGCGCTGTTCGCGCGCGTCACCCGCGGCGAGGTGAGCGCCGCCGACGCCGAGCTGTTCCGCGCCCATATGCTGACGGTGATGGCGGGGATGAGCCTCGACGACGGGCTGGTGATGCAGATCCACCCCGGCGCCTTCCGCAACCACAATGTCTGGCTGTTCGACCATTATGGGCGCGACAAGGGCGCCGATATTCCGATGAGCACCGATTATGTCCATGCGCTGCGCCCGTTGCTCGGCAAATATGGCAATGAGGCGGCGCTGACGATCATCCTCTTCACCCTCGACGAGACGAGCTACGCGCGCGAACTCGCGCCGCTGGCGGGCCATTATCCGGCGCTCAAGCTCGGTCCCGCCTGGTGGTTCCACGACAGTCCCGAGGGGATGCGTCGGTTCCGGAATCAGGTCACCGAGACCGCGGGTTTCTACAACACGGTCGGCTTCAACGACGACACCCGCGCCTTTCTCTCGATCCCGGCGCGCCACGACGTCGCGCGGCGTATCGACTGCGGTTTCCTGGCGCAACTCGTCGCCGAGCACCGGATGGAAGAATGGGAGGCCGCCGAACTCGCGACCGACCTCAGCTACAATCTCGCCAAGGCCGCGTACAAGCTGTGA